In Cryptomeria japonica chromosome 5, Sugi_1.0, whole genome shotgun sequence, the genomic window ACTAACAATAACCTTAACATTTATCAAGGATATCATGTCCATACTAGATTTGATAATCATTTATTTCATTATATGACAGGTTGCCCAAGAGAACATAGTGGAAAACTCATTTGCTTCGATGTGCATTGATGATGATATTGCAACGATAAGATTGTTGTTCTCAGATATTAAGAGAAGACACACATCTCTTTCTGCTTATGATACAGCTTGGGTAGCCATGGTCCCTTCATTAGATAACTCAAAATTACCACAATTTCCCCAGTGTCTTTCATGGATAATGGAGAATCAACTTTGGGATGGATCTTGGGGATTATTAGACTTGCCTTATATTAAGGACCGCCTCTCTCACACTTTGGCATGCCTTATAGCACTTAGAACATGGAATGTTGGCTCTGAAAACGTGGAAATGGGTAAGACCTCTTTCTCCTTAATCAACTTTGATCTATACCAAATTTATTTTTAAAGTAGTTACATAATTTTTTTCAAactaaaaaatttaataatattattattacccACATTGTTTCTAATTTTTATAGTTTATCATTTCCACTGAAAAATTTCTCCAAGTAAAACTAATGTACTTAATGCTCTAAGACTTTTATGTCAATTCCGGATTCTTCCACAGGCTTgagattcataaaaaaaaatattgcaaagaTAGCTAGTGAGGACAAATATAATCCCCTAGGCTTTGATCTGATCTTCACTGCCATGTTAGAGGATGCAAGAGGCTTGTGTTTGGAACTCCCTTATGATTCACTTCCTATAAAGATGATGTTCACTAAGCGAGAAAAAATCCTTAAAAGGTAATTTTGTAATCACTTTGAATTTTTCCAACACTTTTCTGCcttatttttgttgctttcctataATTACTTATATTATTTTTTGCAGCATTGGAATTAACCATATGAATGAGTATGATCCATCCCTCATTTTCATAGTTGAGGGTATTCGGAAGATAGTTGATTGGAACAAAGTTTTGAGACATGAGAACAAGGATGGATCGCTCTTCCATTCTCCCTCTGCAACTGCTTGTGCTCTAATGTACACTAGAAAATCTAGCTGCCTAAAGTATTTGAATTCAATGCTAGAAGATTTGAAAAATGGAGGTTGGTCTTTAAATGTTCATTTATATGGTTTGATGAGtttttttgtcatgttcatgtaaATGTGACATGCACTTTTTTTGTTGGTGCAGTGCCTAGTGTTTATCCTATAAATTTGGTTCCTGGTCTCTCAAtggtagatagtttggaaagcttAGGTATAGGAAGACATTTCAAACATGAGATAAAACAGGTTCTAGATGATGTCTATAggtaattttctttttcttatgaTTAATTGTTGTACTTTCTATGCTTAGTTTTTATATTGTCTAATATAAATATTCTCCCTGGATAGATTATGGACAGAGAATGAAATAATTCAAGGAATATCATCAGCATCAGACATAATTAACCTGTCCACCAGTTTCAGGATCCTACGATGGAATGGATATGATGTGTCTCCAGGTCTTTTGAGCAAACAATGCCCTATTTTCCTTAAACTTGGCTTTTGAATCTCACATAATATTTTCTCTATTAAGAATGCATACCAGTTATAGATTATGAAAGATATTTAATTTTGGGCATGGTAGTCTCTAACTCAAACATTGATCATGTACAAGAGTTATGTATACACTTAAAATATATTTCATGTGATTTGTGTCTTTTAGTTTCATTACATTTTCAATTCCTACTAATGATATCAAAAACAACCATGTAGATGTGTTTCTACGTTGCTTGAGGGATAGTGACTTCTTACTATCTCTAGAAAATAGTGGCCAAGCTACTACTGCATTCTTGAATTTGTATAGAGCATCTCAGTTGATGTTCCCAGGTGAAACAATTCTTGAAGAAGCAAAATCCTTCTCccaaaactatcttgaaaaaatCATGATGGATGAACAAAATATAGCCCTCAAAGACCTTGAAAAAGAGGTAATCAATATATTCATTAGGCTGCAAAGGACTAGTGTTGGAATTTATTTGTGTGATTTAGCTTTGTTCCTTACAGGTTAAGCATGCATTGGATGTCCCTTGGATAGCTAGTGTGGAGAGAATAGAACATCGCAAATACATGAAAACATTTCCTTTTGATCATGTTTGGATTGGAAAGACAAGTTATAGGTACCTTTTGACTGGATCCCCATATCTTCTTTATAAACCCTTCATTTTTACTAAGTTTAAAATTTATATGCTTCTAGATGACCTCCTTTAATAGTATTTACTATATTGGAACTTCAAATTGGATTGCAGGATCCCCTTTATAGGCAAGGATTTCCTTTTAACTTTAGCTACAAAAGACTACAATATCTGCCAAGCAGCTCAACAAAAGGACTTACAGGAGTTGGAAAAGTAAGTAGGCAGTTTTTAGAAATTACAAGAAGAAGAATTTATCATTGTTAACTCATAGTTTGATAAGAGTTTTTGTTGTTGTCTACACTAATAGATGGAGTGCAGACTTGAAACTTGGTGACCTACACTTTGCTCGACAAAAGCTTATAGC contains:
- the LOC131060904 gene encoding copalyl diphosphate synthase 1, with the protein product MPMAALSFSVMSTYAIPRLPSSYPPPLTISQRRSRDAKHHLLMSSPGASNFKFINERNGFNGRTYQKVKRTSGYLLENASNVAQENIVENSFASMCIDDDIATIRLLFSDIKRRHTSLSAYDTAWVAMVPSLDNSKLPQFPQCLSWIMENQLWDGSWGLLDLPYIKDRLSHTLACLIALRTWNVGSENVEMGLRFIKKNIAKIASEDKYNPLGFDLIFTAMLEDARGLCLELPYDSLPIKMMFTKREKILKSIGINHMNEYDPSLIFIVEGIRKIVDWNKVLRHENKDGSLFHSPSATACALMYTRKSSCLKYLNSMLEDLKNGVPSVYPINLVPGLSMVDSLESLGIGRHFKHEIKQVLDDVYRLWTENEIIQGISSASDIINLSTSFRILRWNGYDVSPDVFLRCLRDSDFLLSLENSGQATTAFLNLYRASQLMFPGETILEEAKSFSQNYLEKIMMDEQNIALKDLEKEVKHALDVPWIASVERIEHRKYMKTFPFDHVWIGKTSYRIPFIGKDFLLTLATKDYNICQAAQQKDLQELEKWSADLKLGDLHFARQKLIACYLSAASTLFSLEMSTPRIVWTKNAILITVMDDFFDVEGSTEEIQCFVEAIRRWDPRGVCNSSDNVKTLFSAIYNTVNDIAQDAWGFQDRDISTHLREIWYRLAISMMKEAGWIKTGYIPSMQEYIKNGEITIALEPILFTSLYFVCPKLSEKTIHHPEYNNLMQLVNTCGRLLNDIQSYEREIKQGKLNSLSLFMKEYPTTSIKDATKWIRLSVSESTQQLLKNLLQPSVLPRDCKQLYWNLVRIIQMFCLNTDEFTSPIVMLEHIKAVLFDPVI